TGGTGCGCTGGTGCGAGCTGGAAGGCATCGCCGCCAGGCCACTGCACCTTGTGGGCTATGAGGACGAGGGCGATTGATGGTGATTTTTGATCCAGAAATCGCCGGCGCGGCGATCCTTCCCACCCCCCTCTGGCCTGCCGGCCATCTCCCCCGCAAGGGGGGAGATCAGATGTCACCTCCGCTTTCGCCAATCGCCAACCTCGCAAGATGGGCGGCAAGATCAAGGCTGCCAATCTCCCCCCTTGCGGGGGAGATGTCCAGCAGGACAGAGGGGGGTGTGCCAGAGCGCAAACCTCTGCCGTCAACGCGGTCCTTGCATCCATGAACCGCTTTGCCGAACTCCTCGACCGTCTGGTGCTGACGCCGTCGCGCAATGGCAAGCTGACACTGCTCGTCGATTATTTCCGCAGCGTCGAGGACCCCGACCGCGGGCTGGCGCTGGCGGCTATCACTGGCGACCTCAACATTGCGGCGGTCAAGCCGGCGATGCTGCGCACGCTGGTCACCGAGCGCATGGATCCGGTGCTGTTCGGCTATTCCTACGACTATGTCGGCGACCTTGCCGAAACCGTCTCGCTGGTTTGGCCGCAAACGCCGGGACATATCCCCAACCGGGAGCCGACGCTTGGCGATGTCGTGGCGACGCTGCAGGCGGCGAGCCGCTCCGACGGACCCAAGGTGCTGGCCGGGCTGCTCGACAGCGCCGGCATTTCGGCGCGCTTTGCCATCATTAAGCTGGTCACCGGCGGCTTGCGCATCGGCGTTTCGGCGCGGCTGGCCAAACAGGCGCTGGCCGATTTCGGCAAGGTCGATGTCGCCGAGATCGAGGAGCTGTGGCACGGGCTGACGCCGCCCTATATCTCGCTGTTCGCGTGGCTGGAAGGCAAGGCCGAGAAGCCGAAGCGGACCGCACTTGCCCTGTTCAGTCCGGTGATGCTGTCGAACCCGGTCGGCGACGGCGACCTCGAAAAGCTCGATCCGGCCGCCTATGCCGCGGAATGGAAATGGGACGGCATCCGCGTTCAGGCGGTGTGCGAGGGCGGCGTGCGCCGGCTCTATTCGCGCACCGGCGACGATGTGTCCGGCGCATTCCCCGATCTCGCCCAGGCGATGAATTTTTCCGCCGCGCTCGACGGCGAATTGCTGGTCGGCGAGCCCGCGGCGACCGGCACGTTTTCGGACCTGCAACAGCGGCTCAATCGCAAGAGCGTGGCCCCGAAGATACAGCAGCAATACCCGGCCTTCATGCGCTGCTACGATGCGCTGCAGATCAACGGCGAAGATTTGCGCGCGCTACCTTTCCGCGAGCGGCGGGCCCGTCTTGAGGCCTTCATCACAACGCTGGACCCGCACCGTTTCGATCTGTCGCCATTCGTCGAATTCCGGGATTGGCAAACGCTGGAGGAACTGCGCCGCGCGCCGCCGCACCCGATTATCGAAGGCGTGATGCTGAAGCGCTGGGATTCGCCCTATCTCGCGGGACGGCCGAAAGGGCCGTGGTTCAAGTGGAAGCGCGATCCGCACACGGTCGATGCTGTGCTGATGTATGCGCAGCGCGGCCATGGCAAGCGGTCGAGCTTTTATTCCGACTATACGTTCGGCGTCTGGTCGGGGCCGGAAGGCGCGGAGGAATTGGTGCCGGTCGGCAAGGCCTATTTCGGCTTCACCGACGAGGAGCTGAAGCAGATCGACAAATTTGTCCGCGACAACACGGTCGAGCGTTTCGGCCCGGTGCGCTCGGTGCGCGCCGACCGCAGCCAAGGCCTGGTGCTGGAGGTGGCGTTCGAAGGTCTCAACCGTTCGACCCGCCACAAATCCGGCGTTGCGATGCGATTTCCCCGCATCTCACGGCTGCGCTGGGACAAGCCGACCGCCGAAGCCGACCGCATCGAGACGCTGCAGGCGCTGCTTGATCGCTAGGCGGCGCTTACGGTTCGATCGAAACGCGGATCTCGTAGATGTCGACCGCCTTGCCCTGCTTGTCGAAGTCGGAGTTGATGGCGATGCTGCCGGCCGCGCCCGGGGGCTTGTCGGGGAATTTCACGTCGAACAGATATTCGTTACGCTGCTGGCCGACCGCATAGCGCTTGCGGCCGCAGTCGCCGAGATCGCCGAAATTGCAGTCGACGGAGATCTGCGTGTCCTTGCCGTCCTCGGCGCGGGCGACGATGTCGAACACGGCATGTTTGCCGGCAAGCTTCTCCAGCACGCCCTGCCCGACATCGAAGCTGATGGCCGAGCCGGAAGCACCGGAGCGGATGCGCAGGAAGGAGCCGGTGTCGTCCTGCACGACATCGGCCTTGGCGTCGGACGGGGTCGCCACATGCGTTGGATCGGTGGGTGTAAACACGTTGATCCAGTCGCGCGTCTGTTCGGCGACACCAGGCTGCTGCGGCGCGCCAGGCTGCTGCGGCTCAGTTGTATCGGCAGGCGGCGTGAAGTCGTCATCGTCGACGGTCGGCGGCGCTTCGGGCGGCGCCGTGTCGAGCTGCGCCGGCGTCTTGAAGACCCCGGTCTGCACGGCGAAATAGAGGCCGATGCCGGCGGCGGCGAGCAACGTCACGCCAAAGAAAATCGCCGTCAGCGGCAGGCGGCGGCCCCTTATCCGCCTTTCATCACGGTCAGGCGCCACTTCCGCCGCGGCCTCGGCCGGCGCGGAATCGGCCATATCGATCGCCGGGGCGCCGGGCAGCGTGGCGTCAGGCATGATGTCGGGGACGACCGGCAGCACGCGCGAACGCGGCGCGTCGGATGCCTCGGGCTGAACCGGTTCATCAACGACGATCGCCGGCGACGGTCCGGCCGCGACACCTGTCGGGGCATCGACCGCGGGCGCTTCGGCGGCGCCCTGTACGGCGTCTTGCGGCTGCGCAACGCGTTGCGTCAGCGCGGTATCTTGTGTCTGCACAGCGCTCTGCGTCTGCGCGGCGACATCGGGGACCGCGGGCAGGAATTCGGATTCGATCTCGGCGATCTTTTCCTGCACCGCCTTACGGCGCTTGATGGCGGCTTCCACCGTCACGCCGGGATTGGCCTGGAGCACGCGGTCGAGCGCCGCGAAAGCCGACCGATAGACCCTCTCGCGAAATGCCCGGTCCTCGGCGTTGCCTTTCTCGAAGGCGTTGCGGATCGCTTTTTCGATCGCGTCCAAGCGAATTCCCCTGTCCGTTCGCTTACATTGCCATGATCGTTAGCCGCAGGCGACCAATCAATCAACGGGCGAGCGCCCGCATTCTGCCTTACAGGCCTGTTCAACGCCCATTTCGATGCCTTTTAGCAATAAAATCAGTCCGTTTGCCGCCTTGCCGGGCGATTTGCGCGCAGTCCGGCGCGACGTCTCCGCGTAATCGAAAAAGCAAACGAGGCGATGGCTCATTGCGCGCCAATGGGAAATGACGGGACGAATTGCCGGATGCCGGCTCGAAATCGCGGTTGCCCATCTTGAATTAGCGGCCGGTTGAGTCTATCACCCAGCCGATCCTGGAACCTCGCGCTTCCCGGGCCGCTTTAGCTCAGTTGGTAGAGCACATCATTCGTAATGATGGGGTCAGGTGTTCGAGTCACCTAAGCGGCACCAGTTCTCCATCCGACGCAAGCGTGACGGCAGGTGCAAGGCTAATGCACGTCACTCCCTACGCCAACACCGGCACTTCCTGTCTGCCTCGTCGACATGCGCCATATGGCCGCCGCCACAGGATTGCGTCGTCAGACGCTTGACCATCGACTATGCTGCATCGCGCAAGATCGACAAGCCTAGAGAACCCGACAATACAAGCATAATTTATAAGATACAAAACCACTATCTTAGAATAATCTTCGTCAATTTTGGCCTATATCAGACACTCCGGATTATTGTTGTGTAATTAAACCGTGCCTTTTCTGACATCGTACTACTGCTCATACAGCATTGCGGACGTGAAAAACCCTCAGCGACGCAACGCACTCGCAAATCATACCCATTTTTAGCACTAACTCACACAAATATTACAGCTCGATAGATATTTTGTGTTGCACTGCACCATTGCCCGGTTGCACCATTTCTTGGGGGATTTGGTACCGGGAAGTGCGCCGTGGAGGATTCCGCCAAGTTGATCAGCTTGAATTTTTCGCTGGCCAGCACCGATTTCGAGGCTGCCCCGCGCACAAGGCGCGGGTTTGATGTTGTCGGCGCACTCTCGACGCTGGCAGGCCTCGACCTGAGGCCCGGAATGCAGGGCCGCTGGCTTCATCGGAGATTTCAGACCGGCGGAAATGGCTGATGGCGGTCGCGCGTGACAATCAGTTGGACGCTGTGCGCGCCATCGCTGTCACGATGGTTCTCTATTCCCATTTCCTTGCACCCAACGGGTCCTCCTTTTGGGGCCACATCGGGGTGCGGCTTTTTTTTGTGCTGAGCGGCTTCCTGATCACACGACTGCTGCTCGAAGCGCGCGCCGCGGCCGAATTCAAAGCCGGCCCTGCATTGAGTTCCTTCTACATCAGGCGCGCGCTGCGCATATTCCCGCCCTATTTCGCCGTGCTTGGGTTCGTCTGGCTGACCGATCTGGAGCAGTCCAGTGGATCGCTCGTCTGGCATGCGCTTTACCTGTCGAATTTTTGGTACGCGCTGCGCAACGAATGGACGCCCTGGCTACTCTGCCATTTCTGGAGCCTGAGCATCGAGGAGCAGTTCTATATCGCCTGGCCGCTGGTCGTGCTTCTCGCACCCCGCCGGCGGGTGGAAGCGATCACTATCGGCGTCATCCTGTTGTCGCTGGCCTATCGCTTCTACTGGCCGATCACCGCCACCCCGGCGCTAGCGCGCGACCTGCTGCCGCCAGCATCGATGGATGCGCTGGCGTTCGGTGCTTTGCTTGCCTGCCGGCGGACCAGAGGCGCCGGCCTGCCGCAATGGATGCGGCTAGGCTGGCCAGCCCTCGCGGCTGTCTTCCTGGCGATTGAGTGGCTTATCCCTGCGCCGGTCGATCCTATGCTGGAATGGGCCCGCTGGGCGTTGCTGCAGATCCTGCCCCTGGTGCCGCTGGTGGCCGTTGTCGCCGCCTGTTCAGCCGGCCTTGGCGGCGTCCTCGGCAGGGTTTTCGAACTGCCACCGCTGCTGTCACTGGGCCGCATAAGCTACGGCGTCTATCTTTACCATCCGATCCTTCTGTCGCTCGCCGTCAAGTCACAGCCCTGGATCCCGCTCAATGTCTCGGAGCAGGGGCCAGGGCGTTTCCTGGTCGCGAGCGCCGCCACGATCGCCGTCGCTTCGATTTCGTGGACGGCTTTCGAAAAGCCGCTCAACGGCCTCAAGCGCCGCTTCCCCTATGTAGCGCGCCGCCGCTCCCAGGCACGCGCTGGCGATGCCGGCTGGCTCGGCAGGGCGGCGGACGCCTATCCCGGCGGATCCCCCGATGGCCGCGCCGCACTCGAACTCCGGCGAACGGATGCGCAGAGATGACCACCGCGCCGCTCGTCTCCGTCCTGCTGCCGGTCTACAATGCCGGGCCTTATCTCACCGCTGCGCTGGAGAGCATTCTGCGGCAAGACTACGATCGCCTGGAGGTCATCGCTATCGATGACGGATCGACTGACAACTCGCTCGAGATTCTCGAACGATACCGCCGGGCAGACAATCGCGTTTCTGTCATCTCGCGTGAGAACCGCGGCCTCGTCGCCACCCTCAATGAAGGGCTACGGCTGGCCCAGGGCGAGCTTGTTGCGCGAATGGATGCGGACGATGTCGCCTATCCCCGGCGCCTCTCGCGCCAGGTCGCACTGTTCGAGCGGCGGCCCGATCTCGGCTTCTGCGGCGCCTGCGTCGATACCTTGCTTCACGGCCGTATCGCCAAAGGCAGGCTAGACCCGGTGTTCCGGCTCGGCCGGCTCGACATATTGTCGATGTTCTTTACGATATTCTTACATCCGACGGTGATCTACAACAGGAATGTCATTGGGAACAACGATCTCTATTACGATCCCAAATATAGACATGCCGAGGATTTTGATCTCTTCAGACGGCTTGCCGGCCGTTTCCCGGCGACCATATTGCCCGATAGCCTGCTCGTCTATCGCATCCATGCGGGAAGCGTGACCATGCGGCATGCCAAGGAAATGCG
This region of Mesorhizobium sp. C432A genomic DNA includes:
- a CDS encoding cisplatin damage response ATP-dependent DNA ligase, which codes for MNRFAELLDRLVLTPSRNGKLTLLVDYFRSVEDPDRGLALAAITGDLNIAAVKPAMLRTLVTERMDPVLFGYSYDYVGDLAETVSLVWPQTPGHIPNREPTLGDVVATLQAASRSDGPKVLAGLLDSAGISARFAIIKLVTGGLRIGVSARLAKQALADFGKVDVAEIEELWHGLTPPYISLFAWLEGKAEKPKRTALALFSPVMLSNPVGDGDLEKLDPAAYAAEWKWDGIRVQAVCEGGVRRLYSRTGDDVSGAFPDLAQAMNFSAALDGELLVGEPAATGTFSDLQQRLNRKSVAPKIQQQYPAFMRCYDALQINGEDLRALPFRERRARLEAFITTLDPHRFDLSPFVEFRDWQTLEELRRAPPHPIIEGVMLKRWDSPYLAGRPKGPWFKWKRDPHTVDAVLMYAQRGHGKRSSFYSDYTFGVWSGPEGAEELVPVGKAYFGFTDEELKQIDKFVRDNTVERFGPVRSVRADRSQGLVLEVAFEGLNRSTRHKSGVAMRFPRISRLRWDKPTAEADRIETLQALLDR
- a CDS encoding acyltransferase, yielding MAVARDNQLDAVRAIAVTMVLYSHFLAPNGSSFWGHIGVRLFFVLSGFLITRLLLEARAAAEFKAGPALSSFYIRRALRIFPPYFAVLGFVWLTDLEQSSGSLVWHALYLSNFWYALRNEWTPWLLCHFWSLSIEEQFYIAWPLVVLLAPRRRVEAITIGVILLSLAYRFYWPITATPALARDLLPPASMDALAFGALLACRRTRGAGLPQWMRLGWPALAAVFLAIEWLIPAPVDPMLEWARWALLQILPLVPLVAVVAACSAGLGGVLGRVFELPPLLSLGRISYGVYLYHPILLSLAVKSQPWIPLNVSEQGPGRFLVASAATIAVASISWTAFEKPLNGLKRRFPYVARRRSQARAGDAGWLGRAADAYPGGSPDGRAALELRRTDAQR
- a CDS encoding glycosyltransferase — translated: MTTAPLVSVLLPVYNAGPYLTAALESILRQDYDRLEVIAIDDGSTDNSLEILERYRRADNRVSVISRENRGLVATLNEGLRLAQGELVARMDADDVAYPRRLSRQVALFERRPDLGFCGACVDTLLHGRIAKGRLDPVFRLGRLDILSMFFTIFLHPTVIYNRNVIGNNDLYYDPKYRHAEDFDLFRRLAGRFPATILPDSLLVYRIHAGSVTMRHAKEMRRTHLRIVAENLEREGLAETTADLRDIGEAVSFDTVSRAADFIRALEERISELPTDTRPSFEAGALNLFYFLYQLVGDEGEPPLTHELLTRTARWNFIRRREQYALRPGVWAPWLSLLSIRAGKRADAVAYFFKTTPAEAVLARYQRGLV